The genomic window TGCTGAGCGTGTCCGCTTGCGGCTTCGCCTTGCGCGGCGCCGTGGTGTTCCCCTTCACTAGTATTTTTGTGGATATGCCGCTCAGCTCACCGCTAGGCGCGGAATTGAAAAGAAATATTCGTTCCAGTGGCCAGACCACGATAGCGGCAGACGCCAAAAGTGCCGATGTGGCGCTGCAAGTGCTGGCCGAAACTCGGGAAAAAGCCATACTTTCCTACAATAGTCAGGGACGCGCGCGCGAATATAAGCTGATCTATAATTTTCGCTTTCGAGTGGTCGATACCTCTGGCAAGGAAGTCTTAGTGCCGACCGTGATCAGTTTAAAACGTACTATTAGTTTTAATGAATCCCAGGTGTTGGCGAAAGAATCCGAAGAGGCTTTATTGTATCGCGACATGCAGAGTGACTTGGTGCAGCAAATTATGCGCCGGCTCGCCGTGCTGAAAATGGAATAACAGCATGCAATTGCGCTTTGATGCGGTTGACGCTCATCTCTCTAAAGGTCTGTCTGCCTTGTATGTTATCACCAGTGATGAGCATTTGCTGGCCTTGGAAACTGCCGATAAAATTCGAAAGGTTGCCAAGACTCAGGGATTTTTTGAGCGAGACATCTTAAGCGTAGAGCGTAGTTTTAAATGGGGGGCCTTGCTGGCGGCGAATCAGTCGCAATCGCTGTTTGGCGATAAAAAATTGATAGACTTGCGCATTCCTACTGGCAAACCAGGTAAAGATGGTGGCGCCGCGATACAGGAATATATCTCCAAACTTTCTCCCGATAATCTGACTCTGATCACCCTGCCTAAGCTCGATTGGGCCACCCAAAAGGCGGCGTGGGTGACCAGTTTGCAGCAAGCTGCCGTGTATATCGACATCCCTCTGGTGGAGCGGGCGCAATTGCCAGGCTGGATCTCGCAGCGCCTGTCAGCCCAAGGGCAGAGTGCCGATAGGCAAAGCCTCGATTTCATCGCCGATAGAGTCGAGGGTAATCTGCTTGCCGCGCATCAGGAAATCCAAAAACTAGGTCTGTTGCAGGCACCGGGTAAGCTCAGTTTCGAAGTGATCCACGATGCCGTGCTCAATGTGGCGCGCTACGATGTGTTTAAACTTAATGAGGCAATGCTGATCGGTGATGTGGCACGTCTGGTGCGCATGCTGGAAGGCTTGAAGGGCGAGGGCGAGGCGCTGCCGCTGGTGCTATGGGCAGTGGCTGAAGAGCTGCGTACCTTACTTAAACTGAAGGCCGGAATGGCACAGGGGCGACCTTTAGGTGTGATGCTGAAAGAATTCAGGATCTGGGGCCCACGCGAAAAATTGATGGAGCCCGCTTTACGGCGCGTTAGCCTGGCCAGCTTGCAGGCTGCACTGCAAGAGGCGGCGCAAGTCGATAAAATGGTCAAGGGTTTGCGCGCCAAGGCCTTCGCTGGCGATGCCTGGGATGCCTTACTGCAATTGGGTCTGCGGGTAGCGCGCAGCGCTCCGGGATCTGCCTGAAGCTAGCTCCGCTCGCCCCTTCTATTTTGAGAAAATAGGGGAGTATAGGCAAAAACAGCATGGGTTGCCGGCATCCTGATTGCGCGATTAAAATATACAGGGTGGAGTATATTGATGGCGCAAGGATCTATCTGGCATCCCCTGTTAGACCAGACACAAATAAGATTGAAAGCCGAGATGGATATCAAGATAGACATTAAGCACTACATGAACGAGCTAGGCATGCGCGCCCGCAAGGCCTCTAGTGCCATGGCGAAAGCCGACAGCGCCACCAAAAATCTAGCGCTGCAACTGATCGCCGCGGCGATACGGCGCGAAGCGCCCGCCTTGCGCGCCGCCAATGAGCTTGATCTGGCAGCCGCCAAAGCGGGCGGTATGGATGCTGCCATGCTTGACCGACTCACTTTGTCCGAGCAGGGCATCGCCAAAATGGCCGAAGGTCTGGAGCAAATCGTTAGTCTGGCCGATCCCATCGGTGAGATTTCGAATATGAAGTATCGGCCTAGTGGCATACAGGTCGGCCAGATGCGGGTACCGCTGGGCGTGATCGGCATTATTTACGAAGCCCGTCCAAACGTCACGGTGGATGCCGCCGGTCTGTGTATCAAGAGCGGCAATGCAACGATACTGCGCGGTGGTTCCGAGGCGATGCACTGCAACCAGGCGCTGGCAACGCTGGTCAAAGAAGGCTTGGCTGGCGCTGGTTTGCCAGCCGATGCGGTGCAAGTCGTCGCTACTACTGATAGAGCGGCCGTCGGTGAGTTAATCACTATGTCGCAGTATGTTGACGTGATCGTGCCGCGTGGCGGCAAAGGTCTGATCGAGCGCCTGATGCGCGAAGCCACGGTACCTATGATCAAGCATCTCGATGGCATTTGCCATGTGTATATCGACGGTAAAGCCGATCTGCAAAAAGCGATCGCGATTGCCTTTAATGCTAAATGTCACCGCTATGGCACCTGCAATACCATGGAAACTTTGTTAGTGGCGCACAGCATCGCGCCGCTAGTGTTACCCGCCTTGGCCGAACTGTACGCTGGCAAGCAAGTGGAGTTGCGTTGCGATGTCGCTGCAGCGCAGATCTTGGCTGGATATCCGTATCTGGCCAGCGCCACCGAAGCTGACTGGAGCACCGAATATCTGGCGCCTATCCTGGCGGTTAAGGTGGTGGCAGATATGGATGAGGCGATTACGCATATCAATACCTATTCGTCTAAGCATACCGAGTCTATCGTTACCGAGGATTACAGCCTGGCGATGCGCTTCTTGCGTGAGGTTGATTCTGCCTCTGTGATGGTGAATGCTTCGACCCGCTTTGCCGATGGCTTTGAATATGGCCTGGGTGCCGAAATCGGAATTTCCAACGACAAGCTACATGCGCGCGGACCGGTCGGACTGGAAGGTTTGACATCATTAAAATACGTGGTGTTTGGCCACGGTGAAGTGCGTGAGTAAGCACGTGAATAAGTGCCATGCAAACGATGTGCTGCCTTGCAAGCCCACACCCTTACGCAGGCACGGGGCATGCCCCGTGTAGTCCCCACTTCACCATGGTGAAGTACGCGAATAATTAATTAGGAAAAAACTCATGCTCTGGATCAAAGCTCTACACATCGTCTTTATCGCCTCCTGGTTCGCTGGCTTATTTTATCTGCCCAGAATTTTTGTCAACCTGGCGCAGGAAGTTGAAGCCAATGCCTCCGAACGCTTGCTGCTGATGGCGCGCAAACTGTATCGCTTTATGACGATCTTGGCGGTTCCAGCACTGGGCCTGGGTATCTGGCTGTGGATGGGCTATGGCATAGGGCGCGGCCCCGGCAATGGCTGGATGCACGCCAAGTTAGCCATCGTCTTGCTGCTGATAGGCTATCACCACGCCTGCGGCAGTATCCTGAAAAAATTTGAAGGGCAACGCAACACCCGCAGCCATGTCTGGTATCGCTATTTTAATGAAGTGCCGGTGGTCTTGATGTTGATTGCGGTGATCTTGGTGGTGGTAAAACCATTTTAAAGAAATTAACCAAGGATTTTTGTCTTTTTAGCTAACAGCAACTGGAGTTGAGCATGAGTAAAGTCTGTGAATACTATTTTGCACCGCAATCACCTTGGGCTTATTTGGGGCATCAACGCTTCCTTGATCTGGCTAAACAGCAGGGCGTCAAGATAGAGATCAAGCCTTTCGATTTAGGGAAAGTATTTGCCATTTCGGGTGGCTTGCCTTTGGCTAAACGAGCACCCCAGCGTCAGGCCTATCGCCTGACAGAAATGCAGCGCTGGAGCGAATATTTGGCGTTACCCATGCATGTGCAGCCGACTTTTTTCCCTGTGGCTGCTGATCCTGCGGCTCTAATGATTATCGCTGCACAATTGGCGCATGGTACTGAGGCGGCGCTTAATCTGAGTGGCGCCATCATGCGTGCGGTGTGGGCTGAACAAAAAAATATCGCCGATGCGGATACTCTGGCTGGCTTGGCTTTTGATTGCGAACTGGATGGCAAGCAATTGCTGAAATCTTCTGAGACCGCCAGCGTACAAGCCGATTACGACAGATTCACTAATGAGGCAATCGCCGCCAATGTGTTTGGTGTACCCTGGTTCGTGTACCAGGGTGAAAGTTTCTGGGGTCAGGATAGACTAGATTTTTTAGAACGGGCTTTTCAGAAGTAAGCGGCCACCAACATGCTGGTAGGATCAGTATAATCATTGAGCAATAAGTTGAGCAATAAGTTGAGTAATAAGCAGTTTCGTCACACCCTGACAGGCACGGTGCCTGCAGGTTTAATTTGAATCACAACGGATAAAAGGTTCACCCATGAAAACACGTTATTCCTATTTTTGCCCTTGCCCACGCGGCCTGGAAGCGGCATTGGCCGAAGAGCTCAATGAAATCGGCCAGATCAACAAGACCCTGCACGTGCATACGCAAGTGCCGGGCGGTGTGCATTGTTCCGGCGAGTTATCTGACGCCTATCGCATTAATCT from Undibacterium parvum includes these protein-coding regions:
- a CDS encoding LPS-assembly lipoprotein LptE, with the translated sequence MKSLTSPMRKWLSALSIIVMMLSVSACGFALRGAVVFPFTSIFVDMPLSSPLGAELKRNIRSSGQTTIAADAKSADVALQVLAETREKAILSYNSQGRAREYKLIYNFRFRVVDTSGKEVLVPTVISLKRTISFNESQVLAKESEEALLYRDMQSDLVQQIMRRLAVLKME
- the holA gene encoding DNA polymerase III subunit delta, with the translated sequence MQLRFDAVDAHLSKGLSALYVITSDEHLLALETADKIRKVAKTQGFFERDILSVERSFKWGALLAANQSQSLFGDKKLIDLRIPTGKPGKDGGAAIQEYISKLSPDNLTLITLPKLDWATQKAAWVTSLQQAAVYIDIPLVERAQLPGWISQRLSAQGQSADRQSLDFIADRVEGNLLAAHQEIQKLGLLQAPGKLSFEVIHDAVLNVARYDVFKLNEAMLIGDVARLVRMLEGLKGEGEALPLVLWAVAEELRTLLKLKAGMAQGRPLGVMLKEFRIWGPREKLMEPALRRVSLASLQAALQEAAQVDKMVKGLRAKAFAGDAWDALLQLGLRVARSAPGSA
- a CDS encoding glutamate-5-semialdehyde dehydrogenase, translating into MDIKIDIKHYMNELGMRARKASSAMAKADSATKNLALQLIAAAIRREAPALRAANELDLAAAKAGGMDAAMLDRLTLSEQGIAKMAEGLEQIVSLADPIGEISNMKYRPSGIQVGQMRVPLGVIGIIYEARPNVTVDAAGLCIKSGNATILRGGSEAMHCNQALATLVKEGLAGAGLPADAVQVVATTDRAAVGELITMSQYVDVIVPRGGKGLIERLMREATVPMIKHLDGICHVYIDGKADLQKAIAIAFNAKCHRYGTCNTMETLLVAHSIAPLVLPALAELYAGKQVELRCDVAAAQILAGYPYLASATEADWSTEYLAPILAVKVVADMDEAITHINTYSSKHTESIVTEDYSLAMRFLREVDSASVMVNASTRFADGFEYGLGAEIGISNDKLHARGPVGLEGLTSLKYVVFGHGEVRE
- a CDS encoding CopD family protein, whose amino-acid sequence is MLWIKALHIVFIASWFAGLFYLPRIFVNLAQEVEANASERLLLMARKLYRFMTILAVPALGLGIWLWMGYGIGRGPGNGWMHAKLAIVLLLIGYHHACGSILKKFEGQRNTRSHVWYRYFNEVPVVLMLIAVILVVVKPF
- a CDS encoding 2-hydroxychromene-2-carboxylate isomerase, with translation MSKVCEYYFAPQSPWAYLGHQRFLDLAKQQGVKIEIKPFDLGKVFAISGGLPLAKRAPQRQAYRLTEMQRWSEYLALPMHVQPTFFPVAADPAALMIIAAQLAHGTEAALNLSGAIMRAVWAEQKNIADADTLAGLAFDCELDGKQLLKSSETASVQADYDRFTNEAIAANVFGVPWFVYQGESFWGQDRLDFLERAFQK